One window of Clarias gariepinus isolate MV-2021 ecotype Netherlands chromosome 21, CGAR_prim_01v2, whole genome shotgun sequence genomic DNA carries:
- the rgmb gene encoding RGM domain family member B: MGMGQTGSYYRGAERLLTACLLLLITLSLLLHTGESQVHTPQCRIQKCTTDFVSLTSHLNPSLDGFDTEFCKALRAYSGCTLRTAKSCRGNLVFHSAMLGISDLMSQRNCSKDGPTSSTHPAVSIEPCNYHSRFHHHQAAPTATGTGVPGSPEHARPNFLFCGLFGDPHLRTFKDQFQTCKVEGAWPLIDNNYLSVQVTNVPVVQGSSATATNKITVIFKPYQECTEQKVYQAVTDDLPAAFVDGTVLGGTSETRSLVVLEKLAGRHVELHAAYIGVTVVVRQLGRYLTLAVRMPHELAMSYDDTQDLQLCVNGCPASERIELPALNLQHGGAPALPSLSSPQQAFSLESASRKCSEQLQVQDIYFHSCVFDLLTTGDANFTAAAHSALKDVEALHPERGRWHIFPRSAAGLRLTAALNALLLCLFAAALL; this comes from the exons GTGAAAGTCAGGTCCATACTCCGCAGTGCCGTATCCAGAAGTGCACCACAGACTTCGTCTCGCTCACTTCTCATCTGAACCCGTCTCTGGATGGCTTCGACACTGAGTTCTGCAAGGCGCTGCGGGCCTACTCGGGCTGCACGCTCCGCACCGCCAAAAGCTGCAGAGGAAACCTGGTTTTTCACTCGGCCATGCTGGGCATCAGTGACCTCATGAGCCAGCGGAACTGCTCCAAAGACGGACCCACGTCCTCCACGCACCCGGCCGTTTCTATCGAGCCCTGCAACTACCACAGCCGCTTCCATCATCACCAGGCTGCACCGACCGCCACTGGCACAGGGGTTCCCGGCTCGCCGGAGCACGCGCGACCCAACTTCCTGTTCTGTGGTCTGTTTGGAGACCCGCACCTTCGGACTTTTAAGGACCAGTTTCAGACGTGTAAGgtggagggggcgtggcctcttaTCGATAATAATTACCTGTCTGTGCAGGTAACGAATGTGCCAGTGGTGCAGGGGTCAAGTGCCACAGCAACAAACAAG ATCACTGTTATCTTCAAACCGTATCAGGAGTGCACAGAGCAGAAGGTGTACCAGGCGGTGACGGATGACCTCCCGGCGGCGTTCGTGGACGGCACCGTTCTAGGCGGCACTAGCGAGACACGCAGCCTCGTGGTGCTGGAGAAGCTGGCAGGGCGCCACGTGGAGCTGCACGCCGCCTACATCGGCGTAACGGTGGTGGTGCGCCAGCTGGGCCGCTACCTTACGCTGGCAGTGCGCATGCCCCACGAGCTCGCCATGTCCTACGATGACACTCAGGAcctgcagctgtgtgtgaaCGGCTGCCCCGCCTCCGAGCGCATCGAGCTGCCTGCGCTCAACCTGCAGCACGGCGGCGCTCCCGCTCTCCCTTCTCTCTCGTCACCTCAGCAGGCCTTCAGCCTGGAGAGCGCCTCCAGGAAGTGCAGCGAGCAGCTGCAGGTCCAGGACATCTATTTCCACTCCTGTGTCTTTGACCTGCTCACCACCGGCGACGCCAACTTCACCGCCGCCGCCCATAGCGCCCTGAAGGACGTGGAAGCGCTGCACCCCGAGAGGGGGCGTTGGCACATTTTCCCTCGTTCCGCGGCGGGGTTAAGACTCACAGCAGCCCTGAAcgcacttctcctttgcttaTTCGCCGCTGCACTTTTGTAA